The Drechmeria coniospora strain ARSEF 6962 chromosome 02, whole genome shotgun sequence genome has a segment encoding these proteins:
- a CDS encoding putative glucose n-acetyltransferase protein translates to MTLRRTNASPLSGGQGLSLLTIACSRRFRLLTAAAAATGLFLWLLLNHTSPAKVPDWSALGWKAGSDNSPPDQIDHTIWSRFAYVQYVTNSAYLCNSVMIFETLHRLGSKADRVMMYPSNMMDPAATGASTPDGELLIKARDQYGVRLSPISVHHRDSEEGTWADSFTKLLAFNQTDYSRVLVLDSDAVVLQLMDELFLLPPCTAAMPRAYWLHPDKKILTSLLMLIEPNVVEFSRVMDKIESAGRNDYDMEIVNDLYIDSAMVLPHRRYAMLSAEFRSDGHALYLGSDREVWDPVAAYNEAKIIHFSDWPVAKPWLPTPAEVIQKYEPKCRMKDGLETCVERELWYRLYDDFRRYRREICPTGGDR, encoded by the coding sequence ATGACCCTTCGTAGGACGAACGCAAGCCCGTTAAGTGGTGGCCAGGGCTTGAGCTTGTTAACTATTGCCTGCTCGAGACGATTCCGATTACTtaccgctgccgccgctgctacTGGCCTCTTCCTATGGCTTCTTCTAAATCATACCTCTCCGGCCAAAGTACCGGACTGGTCCGCGTTAGGATGGAAGGCAGGTAGCGACAATTCACCGCCTGACCAGATTGACCACACCATCTGGTCGAGGTTCGCCTATGTACAATATGTTACGAATAGTGCCTACTTGTGCAACTCTGTTATGATCTTCGAGACACTTCACCGGCTGGGCAGCAAGGCGGATCGTGTCATGATGTATCCATCCAATATGATGGACCCGGCCGCAACCGGGGCTTCCACGCCGGACGGGGAGCTGTTGATTAAGGCCCGCGATCAGTACGGCGTCCGCTTGTCGCCCATATCGGTGCACCATAGGGACAGCGAGGAAGGTACCTGGGCCGACTCATTCACAAAGCTTCTGGCCTTTAACCAAACGGACTATAGCCGTGTTCTTGTtctcgactcggacgccgtcgtgctgcaATTGATGGACGAGCTATTCCTTCTCCCGCCGTGCACCGCCGCGATGCCTCGCGCGTACTGGCTTCATCCGGACAAGAAGATACTTACATCACTCCTTATGTTAATCGAACCAAATGTTGTCGAGTTTTCACGAGTGATGGATAAGATTGAGAGTGCCGGCAGAAACGATTACGATATGGAGATTGTGAACGACTTATATATAGACAGCGCCATGGTCCTTCCTCACCGCCGATATGCTATGCTTTCGGCCGAGTTCCGCTCAGATGGCCATGCTCTGTATCTCGGCTCCGATCGGGAAGTGTGGGATCCTGTGGCCGCGTATAACGAGGCAAAAATTATCCACTTCTCCGATTGGCCAGTGGCCAAGCCGTGGCTTCCGACGCCAGCGGAAGTAATCCAGAAATATGAGCCCAAGTGCCGAATGAAGGACGGTTTGGAAACATGCGTCGAGAGAGAGCTATGGTACCGCCTATACGACGACTTTCGAAGGTACCGACGGGAAATCTGTCCAACAGGTGGAGACCGGTAA